In the Salvelinus fontinalis isolate EN_2023a chromosome 34, ASM2944872v1, whole genome shotgun sequence genome, one interval contains:
- the LOC129832880 gene encoding MAGUK p55 subfamily member 2-like produces the protein MPVASTGTERVVPPQILDTLSDSNSSTTANDLDLIFLKGIIDSPVEPESLEETRLEAVRDNNVELVEEILRELSPFTHQSKTAAELTRILNEPHFQSLLETHDSVASQVCDTPPPSPCAYMEPPVSSQPVPPDAVRMVGIRKVAGEHLGVTFRVEAGELVIARVLHGGMIDQQGLLHAGDIIKEVNGKEVGEDPRALQETLQEASGSVVLKILPGYQEGHAPGQVFVKCHYDYDPANDNLIPCKEVGLKFYTGDILQIVNQDDLNWWQARRCVEGGSAGLIPSQLLEEKRKAFVKRDVELAPPGNLCTGVAGKNKKKKMMYLTTKNAEFDRHELLIYEDVAKVPPFRRKTLVLIGALGVGRRSLKNKLLLSDPQHYGTTIPHTSRKPKSGEREGQMYAFTSRSKMEADIKNGRYLEHGEYDGNLYGTKMDSIHEVAEAGRICVLDANPQALKVLRTSEFLPYVVFIEAPDFEVLKATNQSAIETGVVTKQLTDSELKRTVDESTRIQTAYGHYFDLTIVNDNLDESYRNLKAALEKVSATQQWVPVTWVF, from the exons TGGTACCCCCCCAGATCCTGGATACCCTGAGTGACAGCAACAGCTCCACCACCGCCAATGACCTGGACCTCATCTTCCTCAAGGGCATCATAGACAGCCCCGTG GAGCCAGAGAGTCTGGAGGAGACCAGGTTGGAGGCGGTGAGGGACAACAACGTAGAGCTGGTCGAGGAGATCCTCAGAGAGCTGAGTCCCTTCACACACCAAAGCAAAACCGCAGCAGAGCTCACGCGCATCCTCAACGAACCCCActttcag TCTCTGCTGGAGACCCATGACTCGGTGGCGTCCCAGGTGTGTGACACCCCTCCCCCCAGCCCCTGTGCCTACATGGAGCCCcccgtcagcagccagccagTGCCCCCAGATGCCGTCCGGATGGTGGGCATCCGCAAAGTGGCTGGTGAACACCTG GGCGTGACGTTCCGTGTGGAGGCGGGGGAGCTGGTGATTGCCAGGGTCCTCCACGGAGGGATGATCGACCAGCAGGGTCTCCTCCACGCGGGTGACATCATCAAGGAGGTGAACGGGAAGGAGGTGGGTGAGGACCCGAGGGCGCTGCAGGAGACGCTGCAGGAGGCCAGCGGCAGCGTGGTGCTCAAGATCCTCCCCGGCTATCAGGAGGGCCATGCGCCAGGACAG GTGTTTGTGAAGTGTCACTATGACTACGACCCGGCCAATGACAACCTGATCCCGTGTAAAGAGGTGGGGCTTAAGTTCTACACGGGTGATATCCTGCAGATCGTCAATCAGGATGACCTCAACTGGTGGCAG GCTCGTCGTTGTGTGGAGGGAGGCAGTGCTGGGCTGATCCCCAGTCAGCTGctagaggagaagagaaaagcCTTTGTCAAGAGAGACGTGGAGCTAGCCCCGCCAG GAAACCTTTGTACTGGAGTGGCGGGAAAGAACAAGAAGAAAAAGATGATGTATCTAACCACTAAGAATGCAG aGTTTGACAGGCATGAGTTACTGATCTATGAGGATGTTGCCAAGGTGCCTCCGTTCCGCAGGAAGACGTTGGTTCTGATTGGTGCTTTGGGAGTGGGCCGACGCAGCCTGAAGAACAAACTGCTGCTGTCTGACCCACAACACTACGGCACCACCATCCCCC ACACCTCCAGAAAGCCAAAGTCAGGGGAGCGGGAAGGCCAGATGTATGCCTTCACCTCGCGGAGCAAGATGGAGGCAGACATCAAGAACGGTCGCTACCTGGAGCATGGCGAGTACGACGGCAATCTCTACGGCACCAAGATGGACTCCATCCATGAGGTGGCGGAGGCCGGTCGCATCTGTGTACTGGACGCCAATCCTCAG GCCTTGAAGGTACTGCGGACGTCTGAGTTCCTGCCTTACGTGGTGTTCATCGAGGCCCCTGATTTCGAGGTCCTCAAGGCCACGAACCAGTCGGCCATCGAGACTGGAGTCGTCACCAAGCAGCTGACG GACTCAGAGCTAAAGAGAACAGTGGACGAGAGCACCCGCATCCAGACGGCCTACGGACACTACTTTGACCTCACCATCGTCAACGACAACCTGGACGAGAGCTACAGGAACCTGAAGGCAGCTCTGGAGAAGGTCTCTGCTACCCAGCAGTGGGTCCCAGTCACCTGGGTCTTCTAG